In Molothrus ater isolate BHLD 08-10-18 breed brown headed cowbird chromosome 7, BPBGC_Mater_1.1, whole genome shotgun sequence, one genomic interval encodes:
- the LOC118688818 gene encoding aryl hydrocarbon receptor-like has protein sequence MYAGRRRRKLVPRATRPGPAEGGGSNPSKRHRERLNRELERLAGLLPFPPDVVAGLDKLSVLRLSAGFLRARSFLGVALKSPGAKEAQRDGTCGTGPALGSAAVPEGELLLQALNGFVLVVTSEGLIFYSSHTIQDYLGFHQADVMHQSVFELIHTEDQPEFRRNLRWALDAGEPSAAAGKSLSSSAVIYKPDQLPPENSSFLERSFVCRFRCLLDNSSGFLALNLQGRLKFLHGQNERSEDGSVLPPQLALFAISTPLQPPSILQIRTKNMIFRTKHKLDFTPLACDAKGKIILGYTEAELRMCGTGYQFVHAADMLYCAENHVRMMQTGESGLTVFRLLTKDKRWKWVQANARLVYKNGKPEYIVVTQRPLVDEEGGEHLRKRSMHLPFTFATGEALLYQSTHPLPGFPDLFQSKGKLSKSKKPSCSHVGRSQKNGIDPRSLLGAVMQQDKAVYASHSAPIPNPFSSTFQLKGVSLPGAGGDAWSMGTAPASSRGNSLQEKLLDLQQEDPLLATMDLLSIKSDQSCSNELFSALEGLSLKAGDLELLLLDEKMVMVSTDPDQSPSLNNSLASNQILSYVPRPPVDGHEGGQQVCPMPDRPPSLQGGPAPCHMENEDSGCHLAQHPGQPHSALAQPLTLLWEQPLSAVPGLLPQLAEQEELSSGSQWRPAGEETVLHSFQLVQGTPWHRTPSSAPGAPCLQEPPGAQQLQGDFSVVQPLQEDVQQSFPLPSQCQDHVAPPSQPRHHHLLMNGVCGPCPSSSPHPSPWQDWVCPLLRASAQPGLHGFSRDGISQPQGCQGPGPGLPPQPFNLDGLCSLDAASTGDSSWEEMAPYPRFLPPFYQLVPEKQLGSVLSVPQHSSPSSAAGHFGSISSPLETLNSYGTRGSARSQEGRHRPHSGSGLPSSPVGLPQDHPVLGGSLALPCQPQPQAEVLPDPPHTSRGDFYL, from the exons TTGCTCTGAAGAGTCCTGGTGCCAAGGAAGCCCAGAGGGATGGAACCTGTGGCACTGgaccagctctgggctcagcagcagttCCAGAGGGTGAGCTGCTCCTACAG GCACTCAATGGCTTTGTGCTGGTGGTGACATCAGAAGGGCTGATATTTTACTCTTCGCATACAATCCAGGACTATCTGGGATTTCACCAG GCAGATGTTATGCACCAGAGTGTCTTCGAGCTGATCCACACCGAGGACCAGCCGGAGTTCAGGCGCAACCTCCGCTGGGCCCTGGACGCTGGTGAGCCCTCTGCAGCAG CAGGGAAGAGTCTTAGCTCTTCTGCTGTCATCTACAAGCCGGATCAGCTGCCCCCAGAAAACTCCTCCTTCCTGGAGAGGAGCTTTGTGTGCCGCTTTCGCTGCCTCCTGGATAATTCCTCTGGCTTCCTG gCTTTGAACCTTCAAGGCAGGCTGAAATTCCTTCATGGGCAGAATGAAAGGTCTGAAGATGGCTCTGTCCTGCCGCCCCAGCTCGCTCTGTTTGCCATCTCCACGCCCCTGCAGCCGCCGTCCATCCTGCAGATCCGAACCAAGAACATGATCTTCAGGACCAAGCACAAGCTGGACTTCACCCCCTTGGCGTGTGATGCCAA GGGGAAGATCATCCTGGGCTACACCGAAGCAGAGTTGCGTATGTGTGGCACGGGGTACCAGTTTGTCCACGCTGCTGACATGCTGTACTGTGCTGAGAACCATGTCAGGA TGATGCAGACGGGCGAGAGCGGGCTGACCGTGTTCCGGCTGCTGACCAAGGACAAGCGCTGGAAGTGGGTGCAGGCCAACGCCCGGCTGGTCTACAAGAACGGCAAACCCGAGTACATCGTGGTCACACAGAGACCCCTCGT agatgaagaaggaggagaGCACCTTCGGAAGCGGTCCATGCATCTTCCCTTCACCTTTGCTACAGGAGAGGCACTTCTATACCAAAGTACTCATCCTCTCCCAGGCTTCCCTGACCTTTTCCAGAGCAAAGGGAAACTCAGCAAGTCCAAGAAGCCCTCCTGCAGCCATGTAGGGCGCTCCCAGAAGAATGGCATTGACCCCAGGtctctgctgggtgctgtgaTGCAGCAGGACAAGGCGGTGTATGCCTCCCACTCAGCTCCCATTCCAAACCCTTTCAGCAGCACTTTCCAGCTCAAGGGTGTGTCCTTGCCAGGTGCAGGAGGGGATGCCTGGAGtatgggcacagctccagcttctTCAAGGGGCAACAGCCTCCAAGAGAAGCTGCTGGATTTGCAGCAGGAGGACCCTCTCTTGGCCACCATGGACTTGCTCTCAATTAAGAGTGACCAGAGCTGTTCCAACGAGCTCTTCAGTGCTCTGGAGGGCCTGAGCTTGAAGGCTGGGGACttggagctcctgctgctggatgaGAAAATGGTGATGGTCAGTACGGACCCAGAccagtccccatccctgaatAACAGCCTGGCCAGCAACCAGATTCTCTCCTATGTCCCCAGGCCTCCAGTGGATGGGCatgagggagggcagcaggtcTGTCCCATGCCAGACAGgccccccagcctgcagggaggcCCTGCTCCGTGCCACATGGAGAACGAGGACTCGGGCTGCCACCTGGCACAGCATCCAGGGCAGCCTCACTCTGCCCTGGCCCAACCCCTCAcactgctgtgggagcagcccctcagtgctgtgccagggctgctcccacagctggcTGAGCAGGAAGAGCTGTCTAGTGGCTCCCAGTGGAGACCAGCTGGGGAGGAGACTGTGCTCCACTCCTTCCAGCTAGTGCAGGGTACCCCATGGCACAGgacccccagctcagccccgggagctccctgcctgcaggagccacCCGgggcccagcagctgcagggagactTCTCAGTCGTGCAGCCCCTCCAAGAGGATGTCCAGCAGtccttccccctgcccagccagtgcCAGGACCACGTGGCAccacccagccagcccaggcaccATCACTTGCTGATGAACGGGGTGTGtggcccctgccccagctcttcTCCACACCCCAGCCCTTGGCAGGACTGGGTCTGCCCTCTGCTGCGGGCttcagctcagcctggccttCATGGCTTCAGCAGAGACGGGatctcccagccccagggctgccagggccccGGGCCTGGCCTGCCCCCACAGCCGTTTAACCTGGATGGATTGTGCAGCCTGGATGCTGCCAGTACTGGGGACTCCTCCTGGGAAGAGATGGCTCCATACCCCAGGTTTCTTCCCCCTTTCTACCAGCTGGTTCCCGaaaagcagctgggctctgttctttctgtgccccagcactcctctcccagctcagctgcagggcacTTTGGGAGCATCAGCAGCCCTCTGGAGACACTGAATTCCTATGGGACACGTGGCTCTGCGCGGAGCCaggagggcaggcacagg CCCCACAGCGGCTCTGGTTTGCCCAGCTCTCCCGTGGGACTGCCTCAAGACCATCCAGTGCTGGGGGgaagcctggcactgccctgccagcctcagccccaggcaGAAGTGCTGCCAGATCCCCCTCACACCTCCAGGGGGGACTTCTATCTCTAG